A window of Gavia stellata isolate bGavSte3 chromosome 29, bGavSte3.hap2, whole genome shotgun sequence contains these coding sequences:
- the THEMIS2 gene encoding protein THEMIS2: MEPLSFQEYICSLDPATLPRVLRICSGVYFQGSVYEISGNECCLSTGDLLKVMAVALQKVICEDTKSGHTTELPPTFKGLFQPAPAPEPYPAPQGPLLKGSRQRGLTLHQVLGRWDGRPQPLLCPTISPHVLLLHPVYEVHAAMHLRRDVVKIPSTLEVDVKDVTEEAQHIHFAQPLLLSEVLGMEEALPTQAEILDGPAGPAIFESAWVPQLRRGQRLQLHGRSHDWRVLASAPGSGRHFLLSSAYQGRFRRRPRQFTRVQELAAGLRPGQQLRVVVTQDCEGWGDDVPPLGVGDRLEARGLQGNGPGTRLVCYRHGGEEEEEEGEELLLPLDLGGSFVEEACDSKKYGLAELLEQQPLPCEVRVVAADPGLERDALGALPALRLEACLDQPFLVGSFCEEPEEGFEIPPQWLDFSLLLSEGPVHPLAPCTRRSRVEELTEAFYYRLLAQLPGSPAPPPPRPPKPAQAGTGPGGRHPSAPRPLVPSPLPVSTRLAPPLPPLPALPRLSTPSRYSWRGPPGDAGCALPSLPGTESDSAEHDYETVDGNIEKTTRKMQAIFPF, translated from the exons ATGGAGCCCCTCTCCTTCCAGGAATACATCTGCTCCCTGGACCCCGCCACCCTGCCCCGCGTTCTCAGGATTTGCTCCGGTGTTTACTTTCAAG GGTCTGTGTACGAGATCTCAGGCAACGAATGCTGCTTGTCGACGGGTGACCTGCTGAAAGTCATGGCTGTGGCACTGCAGAAGGTCATTTGTGAGGACACGAAGTCGGGACACACAACGGAGCTGCCACCAACTTTTAAGG gtcttttccagcctgccccagccccagaaCCGTACCCGGCACCGCAGGGACCTTTACTGAAGGGCAGCAGGCAGCGGGGCCTGACGCTGCACCAGGTGCTGGGGCGGTGGGATGGGCGGCCACAGCCCCTGCTGTGCCCCACCATCAGCCCCCATGTCCTGCTCCTGCACCCCGTCTATGAGGTGCACGCTGCCATGCACC TTCGTCGGGACGTGGTGAAGATCCCCTCCACGCTGGAGGTGGACGTGAAGGATGTGACGGAGGAGGCACAGCACATCCACTTTGCCCAGCCGCTGCTGCTGAGTGAGGTGCTGGGGATGGAAGAGGCACTGCCCACCCAGGCCGAGATCCTGGACGGTCCAGCCGGCCCCGCTATCTTTGAGAGCGCCTGGGTGCCGCAGCtgcggcgggggcagcggcTGCAGCTCCACGGCCGCTCCCACGACTGGCGAGTCCTGGCCTCAGCCCCTGGCAGCGGCCGCcatttcctcctctccagcGCCTACCAGGGTCGGTTCCGCCGGCGGCCCCGGCAGTTCACCAGGGTGCAGGAGCTGGCGGCCGGCCTGCGGCCCGGACAGCAGCTGCGCGTGGTGGTGACGCAGGACTGCGAGGGCTGGGGAGACGATGTGCCTCCGCTCGGCGTGGGTGACCGGCTGGAGgcccgggggctgcaggggaatggCCCTGGCACCCGGCTGGTCTGCTACCGCCACGgcggggaggaagaggaggaggaaggcgaggagctgctgctgccgctggaCCTGGGGGGCAGCTTCGTGGAGGAGGCGTGTGACAGCAAGAAGTAtgggctggcagagctgctggagcagcagccgCTGCCCTGCGAGGTCCGGGTTGTGGCCGCTGACCCGGGGCTGGAGCGGGATGCACTGGGTGCCCTGCCCGCCCTGCGGCTGGAGGCCTGCCTGGACCAGCCCTTCCTGGTAGGCAGCTTCTGCGAGGAGCCGGAGGAGGGCTTCGAGATTCCACCACAGTGGCTGGACTTCTCCCTTCTGCTGAGTGAGGGGCCCGTCcaccccctggccccctgcaCCCGCCGCTCCCGGGTGGAAGAGCTGACCGAGGCCTTCTACTACCGGCTGCTGGcccagctgccgggcagcccggccccgccacccccgCGGCCCCCCAAGCCGGCGCAGGCAGGGACGGGCCCTGGGGGAAGGCACCCCTCGGCTCCCAGACCCCTggtccccagccccctgccagTGAGCACCCGTCTGGCTCCTCCACTGCCGccactcccagccctgccccgaCTGAGCACCCCCAGCCGGTACAGCTGGCGGGGACCCCCTGGGGACGCAG GCTgtgccctcccttcccttccaggCACGGAGAGCGACAGCGCTGAACACGATTACGAAACTGTTGACGGCAACATTGAAAAGACAACTCGCAAAATGCAggcaatttttcctttctag